The region ATCTCATGACAAaaagactttgttttattttacgaAGTTCAATATGGCTTTGTGGTAGTGTCCTGAAGGTGTTAGGACAGACTGAATCACACTTCAAAATAACAGAGGTTATATTACAATAAACCCATAACCAAAATTAAATGGACAGAGCTTTTCTTCTAAATTCAGGAATGAGACAGGTTGCTCCTCCACACCCCACTCTGTCAAGAAACTGCTACAAGTCTAAGCTATGGAAATCAGACCAAAGTACATGATAAGAAGAATAGGAAAAGAATCAAACTATTCCTATTTGCAAATGGTGTGATTCTATACTTACAAGACGTTGTAGAGGAGCTTGAGAGATGGCCCAAAAGtgaagaggactggctgctcttccagtggacccgGATCTGaacccagcacccacgtggctgtTCACAATCtctcctaactccagttccaggggatccatgcTCCAAGGCCACATCTGGAaggccttgcctcaaaataaCTATGAGAAACtcccaaagaataaaaacatacttTTACACTAATTCTGCATGTCTAGACATCTTTGGATCATTTCAACATTGACCAATGTATCTATTAATAAGCATGTTAAGACGTGAGGGGCTTGGGGTGGTGCTTTATAATTTCTACTTGGTTCTAGGTAACCCTCAAGAGATGACTTGTCACACAGTTTATAATCAATTGAAAGTCTATTGCAGGTCTTCAGAGACCTAGGTGTGATTCCAAGTGTCCAGATCCACagtttttaaaggcagaaaacaTGTCCAGGTATTTTGCTAGGCAGCTGTACAAGGGTTTCCCAGAAGCCTTAAgttttaacagaagctaagttGGCTAGCTGACCTTTGATTCGCTGCATACTGTTGGGTAATTTTCCACCGGATTCTCCATCAAGATCCGATTCTAAACCTGAAACTGCCTTAAGCCACAATACAAGATGGAGGAACTTCTGCACTGTCTTGCTAGGTCACAACTTGATACCCAGAACGACTGGCGTTTGTGTCTGGTTCATACAGTTCCCTTGACTTAGCCTGATAGGCAAACACAGGCAAACATTTCCAGCTAGGCCATCGCTTGGTGGTGGGGAACCTCACCATCCAGTCATTCTCCTTTCCTTGCAAACCTGGGATCACCATCACTCTTGTCAGATACAGGACCCTCGGGCACAGGGTTTAACagaactgcccccccccccgtaaGTTAGTGTGGGGACACAGGCCCTCCTGGGAGGGTGTGCTGTGCGGCCCAGTAGCCTGCGCGTTGGCTGCGGTCTGAGGCCTGTCTACACCTCGCCTCCGGGTGACGCGGGAGAGAAACTTGAGTCCCCACGACTCGCGCGATCCCAAGCCTTCCTCAAAGACCCGAATGCGACGGGGACGCGACAGGAAACAAGTCAGCTGCACCCCCAGCCACTGAGGCCGGCCGGAAGCCTCCCGCGCAACTTCCGGTCCTCAGACCCGGAAGTGGGTCCaagtgcttggcccacagggcGAGAGTAGCATGGAGGCGCCGATGCCACTGCCGCCGCGCGAGTCCGCGAGGTTCGTGGCCGAGAATAGTCGCGACGTGGGCGTGGACCGCGAGGGCGTGCGCAGGGTGGCCGAGCTGCTGCTGCCCGCGGCCGTGGCGTGGCGCATGGAGCAATGGAAGGCCCTGCACGAGCTCAACCCGCGCGGGTCCGACGAGGCCGCGCTCGACTGGGTGTTTATGGTGGACTCCCTCAACTTCTCCTTCTGGGCCGAGCGGGAGGAACGCAAGTGTGAGGTGCGCTACGGCGGGACGGCGTACACCGGCTACTGGGCCCTGTGCGCCGCCGTCAACCGCGCGCTGGACCAAGGTGGGTGCCGCCCGGCATGCTGCGGGAGGTGACCTCTGCCCAAAGCCCGACTGAAGCAATGTATGGCCGTCAGCCGAGGAGGCAAAGccaattttcctttaaaaaataaaataagttatttttactTGGGCATAGTGCTCCTGCCTACGAGCCCAGCCctccaggctgaggcaggaggatcgctatGGAACTTGGGCCAGCCCGAGAGCTATGTAGTTTAAGGCCAGTCCCATAGAGAGCGGGACCCTGTCACAGAAgagcaaatgaaagaaatgaacacttgtctgaagaagaaaaggacagacTGTGGAATGTTTTAAAAGGTACACGCCACGCCATTGTGTGTAGTGATTGAGTAAGTACACAGAGCGGAGTttcgtgtgtgtgttgtgtgtgcacctTAGAGATGGGTGTCTGGGGCACATTcggttgtttattttgtttgtgtgggtgttATGCCTGCATGCAAGCCCGTGCTCCGTTTGCATGCGGGTCCACGGAGGCCAAAGAGGGTGTCGATCCCCTAGGGCTGCAGTTCCAGAGGGCTGTGGAATGAactaccgtgtgggtgctggggaatgaaCCCTAGCCCTCTGAAAGAAAGATCAGTGCAGGTACCTACCTGCtgggctacctctccagccctgattttttttttaaaagacagtctcACTAAATAGTCCTGTCCTATGTGGAATTCAAACtacactggcctcgaactcaacaGGGATCCCAGCCAACTTCCTCTGCATCGTGAGTGCCCCAGATTAGGCCAGCGCCACTACACTCCGACTTCTTCAATGTGAATTTGATTTCGTATTATTTGCaccttgtaaaaataaaaataaggggttggagatttagctcagtggtagagcgcttgcctagcaagcacaaggccctgggttcggtccctagctccggaaaaaaaaaataaataaataaaaataaaaataaaaatctgtgaattttctcttttaaagggATACCGGTGACTAGCGCCTCCTATTACGCCACAGTGACCCTCGATCAGGTGCGGAATATATTTCGTTCAGACACGGCTGTGCCCATGCCTTTACTAGAAGAGAGACATCGAATTCTCAATGAAACTGGGAAGATTCTGCTGGAGAAGTTTGGAGGCTCTTTTCTTAATTGTGTCCAAAAGAGTGGAAAAAGTGCCCAGAAGTTAATGCACCTCATTGTGGAGAACTTTCCTTCTTACAGAGACGAGGCATGGTTTGAGGTGAGCTGGTTACTGAGGGGTTTCAGCAGTTGTCATAATTCGGAGTTAGTGCTTTTCCTTCCGAAGCCAGTTTTAAGGCAACTTAAAATCCGAAGTTTGTTTACTGTGGACAAGGAGCAATAACAAAATTCGTTTAAAGTCTGTTCCTTTTTACGTTTTCCAGTCAGgggtttcctttatttttgtcttttattccttTAAACTGTTTCAGCCCTCCGTATGAGGCTGTCACTGCAAGGTGAGGAAGCACAAAAATTTCACAGAGTTGGGTGGAAATCGGAATGCAGAATGTACGCCGGTTTTtctctagaaaaaaatgtatttcttgaaaAGCTCGgtatgggttttctttctttctttcttttctttcttttttttttttttttttttttttttttttttttcgagctggggaccgaacccagggcctgtaccactgagctaaatccccaaccccatgggttTTCTTTCTTACACACTGTTCTTTTTATAGTAATTTGTTCTGTggtacaaaaaaattaaacaatgggCGTTTGTCTGATGTTCCTAGTATAGCCCTAGGTTTCATTTTTGTAAAATTCCTTGGGGATCCTCGTCGCTGaatcttttttggttttgatctATTTATTCTGTGTGGGCTGGGGGCTCTCGGCTTCCTGCACTGTGCCTTTTGGCTATGCCTGTGAGGGTGCCACTCCTTCCCCCACGGACTCTTCCCCTGGCACTGTAAACTCAAACTCTGCCTTTTCTGAGTTGCTgctggtcctggtgttttattatagcacacacacacacacacacacacacacacacacacacacacacacccaacactccccaccctgcccccagttttgtttcctttttggatatgtgtattttgtgtatgaatgtttgattGTGTATATGTGCCATGTGCAGACCTAGAAcccacagagttcagaagagggtattgagtCCCCAGGGACAGGAGTTAGGAATGATTGTAAatcaccacgtgggtgctaggattcagcctcctcccaccccaaaTTCCTTAATAgtggcttttttaaaaactatttttattttatatgcattggtgtttaacctgcatgtgtgtctgagtaagggcatcagatcacctggaacttgagtcacacacacacttgtgagcttctgtgtgggtgctgggaattgaacctgggtcctctgaaagagcagccagtgctcttaaccactgagctcatctccccagcccccatataGTGGCTTCAGAAAAGGTAATTTCATACAAGTAGGTCTGGATCGATGGTACTGGGTAAACCTTAAGGCCAAGTAATCGGTTGCTTCCCATTATGATGGAGTGGTTTTACATGCTATCGTTTTCTAGGTATTTACATTTTACttgagatttttacatttttacttctATGTGTGCACAggagtgtgcacatgtatttC is a window of Rattus rattus isolate New Zealand chromosome 14, Rrattus_CSIRO_v1, whole genome shotgun sequence DNA encoding:
- the C14H9orf64 gene encoding queuosine salvage protein isoform X1, whose protein sequence is MEAPMPLPPRESARFVAENSRDVGVDREGVRRVAELLLPAAVAWRMEQWKALHELNPRGSDEAALDWVFMVDSLNFSFWAEREERKCEVRYGGTAYTGYWALCAAVNRALDQGIPVTSASYYATVTLDQVRNIFRSDTAVPMPLLEERHRILNETGKILLEKFGGSFLNCVQKSGKSAQKLMHLIVENFPSYRDEAWFEGKRISFYKRAQILVADTWSVLEGKGDGSFEDISSITMFADYRLPQILAHLGALKYSDELLKKLLEGEMLLNGDKQEVEIRGCSIWCVELIRDCLLELLEKRGETPLVEINAILLDYHLWDYAREHRDDMKGVPFHRTRCIYY